The following proteins are co-located in the Streptomyces sp. NBC_01198 genome:
- a CDS encoding quinone oxidoreductase family protein — protein MRAIQITEFGGPEVLRETELPEPVAGEGQLLLDVDSAGVNYADTHTVENSYLSRSTLPMVPGAEVVGRTADGRRVVALTDNGGYAQKAVVQEELAHDLPDEVTDGQALALVVQGLTAWHLLRTSARLAPGESVVVHAAAGGTGSLAVQLARQFGAGRVVATASTREKRDLAEELGADVAVDSDPEGLTERLTEANGGHRVDIVLEMTGGPVFDASLAALAPFGRLVAYGMASRTAATPVEPARLMGRSRAVVGFWLMHCLGRPGMYREPMAELLAMTADGRLRPRLGGVYGLSEAARAHTELRARRTVGKLVLDMTR, from the coding sequence GTGCGCGCGATCCAGATCACCGAGTTCGGCGGACCCGAGGTCCTGCGGGAGACCGAACTGCCCGAGCCCGTCGCAGGCGAGGGGCAGCTGCTGCTGGACGTCGACTCCGCCGGGGTGAACTACGCCGACACGCACACCGTGGAGAACTCCTACCTCTCCCGTTCCACGCTGCCCATGGTGCCGGGCGCCGAGGTCGTCGGCCGCACCGCGGACGGCCGCCGGGTCGTCGCGCTCACCGACAACGGGGGCTACGCCCAGAAGGCCGTCGTGCAGGAGGAGCTGGCCCACGACCTGCCCGACGAGGTCACCGACGGGCAGGCGCTCGCGCTGGTGGTCCAGGGCCTCACCGCCTGGCACCTGCTGCGGACGTCGGCGCGGCTGGCGCCGGGCGAGAGCGTCGTGGTGCACGCGGCGGCCGGCGGCACCGGCTCGCTCGCCGTCCAGCTGGCCAGGCAGTTCGGCGCGGGCCGGGTGGTCGCCACCGCCTCCACCCGGGAGAAGCGCGACCTGGCGGAGGAACTGGGCGCCGACGTCGCGGTCGACAGCGACCCGGAAGGGCTCACCGAACGGCTGACCGAGGCCAACGGCGGGCACCGGGTCGACATCGTGCTGGAGATGACCGGCGGACCGGTCTTCGACGCCTCGCTCGCCGCCCTCGCCCCCTTCGGCCGGCTGGTCGCCTACGGCATGGCGTCCAGGACCGCCGCCACCCCGGTGGAGCCCGCCCGGCTGATGGGCCGTTCGCGTGCCGTCGTCGGCTTCTGGCTGATGCACTGCCTGGGCCGTCCCGGGATGTACCGGGAGCCGATGGCGGAACTGCTCGCGATGACCGCGGACGGGCGGCTGCGCCCCCGGCTCGGCGGCGTCTACGGCCTGTCCGAGGCTGCCAGGGCGCACACCGAGCTGCGCGCCAGGCGCACGGTGGGCAAGCTGGTGCTCGATATGACCCGATGA
- a CDS encoding nitroreductase family deazaflavin-dependent oxidoreductase, translated as MTVYDPAQVKVNPESWVREQATRYEESNGTEATDLQGSPCLLLDYQGRRTGDWRRTVLIYGRDGDDYLIVASKGGAPEHPKWFNSLVANPEVHLRVLGERFTARAEVLSPEEKARVWPHLVEVYGPYADYQKSTDRDIPVIRLTRV; from the coding sequence ATGACTGTCTACGACCCCGCCCAGGTGAAGGTCAACCCGGAGTCGTGGGTGCGGGAGCAGGCCACGCGCTACGAGGAGTCGAACGGCACCGAGGCCACCGACCTCCAGGGTTCGCCGTGCCTGCTGCTGGACTACCAGGGCCGCCGCACCGGTGACTGGCGCCGTACGGTGCTGATCTACGGCCGGGACGGGGACGACTACCTGATCGTCGCCTCCAAGGGCGGCGCCCCGGAGCACCCGAAGTGGTTCAACAGCCTCGTGGCCAATCCGGAGGTCCACCTGCGGGTGCTCGGCGAGCGCTTCACGGCCCGCGCCGAGGTGCTCTCCCCGGAGGAGAAGGCCCGGGTCTGGCCGCATCTGGTGGAGGTCTACGGTCCGTACGCCGACTACCAGAAGAGCACCGACCGCGACATCCCCGTCATCCGCCTCACCCGCGTCTGA
- the htpX gene encoding zinc metalloprotease HtpX: MPRNRFAQDRGLTTRMVVTMFLIGLLYVVFVGALIALLRGAWPMILIIAGLLFVVQFWFSDRIAAFSMGAHEVTAEQQPELHGVVDRICALADLPKPKVAVAQSDTPNAFATGRNKKNTVVCVTSGLLRRLEPEELEGVVAHELSHIAHKDVAVMTIASFLGILAGVITRIGLWGGFRRSRDPGTAALFILVPLVSAVVYAISFLLTKMLSRYRELSADRSAALLTGRPSALASALTKVSSDLAAIPSKDLRAAEPFNAFYFAPALTTNRTVSKLLATHPSLEQRLAQLAAITVELDRR, from the coding sequence ATGCCACGCAACCGCTTCGCACAGGACCGGGGACTGACGACCCGCATGGTCGTCACGATGTTCCTGATCGGACTGCTCTATGTCGTCTTCGTCGGTGCGCTGATCGCCCTGCTGCGGGGCGCGTGGCCGATGATCCTGATCATCGCCGGGCTGCTCTTCGTCGTCCAGTTCTGGTTCAGCGACCGCATCGCCGCCTTCAGCATGGGCGCCCATGAGGTCACCGCCGAGCAGCAGCCCGAGCTGCACGGCGTGGTCGACCGGATCTGCGCGCTGGCCGACCTTCCCAAGCCCAAGGTCGCCGTCGCCCAGTCCGACACGCCCAACGCGTTCGCGACCGGCCGCAACAAGAAGAACACGGTGGTGTGCGTCACCAGCGGGCTGCTGCGCAGGCTGGAACCCGAGGAGCTGGAGGGTGTCGTCGCCCACGAGCTGTCCCATATCGCGCACAAGGACGTCGCCGTGATGACGATCGCCTCCTTCCTCGGCATCCTGGCCGGCGTCATCACCAGGATCGGCCTGTGGGGCGGCTTCCGGCGCAGCCGCGACCCGGGCACCGCCGCGCTGTTCATCCTCGTGCCGCTGGTCAGCGCCGTGGTCTACGCCATCAGCTTCCTGCTCACCAAGATGCTGTCGCGCTACCGCGAGCTGTCCGCCGACCGCAGCGCCGCCCTGCTGACCGGCCGGCCCTCCGCGCTGGCCTCGGCGCTCACCAAGGTCAGCAGCGATCTGGCCGCCATCCCCAGCAAGGACCTGCGCGCGGCCGAGCCCTTCAACGCCTTCTACTTCGCCCCCGCCCTCACCACCAACCGCACCGTCTCCAAGCTGCTCGCCACCCACCCCAGCCTGGAGCAGCGCCTGGCGCAACTGGCCGCGATCACCGTCGAACTGGACCGCCGCTGA
- the pspAB gene encoding PspA-associated protein PspAB, giving the protein MGLLDVLLGRSKPVRPDLDQLFGLSSAAITLQAASELRPTGEGAVCFAAVEGGAFAEIQQDLHSLLSVETSQDTYGYTWLLSRRDPSEITDLVTDLHAVNSALEAGGFGPQLLCSLVAFRDPQGRRMALVYLYKRGSFYPFAPLPGEKRDHALELQVRALVANDLRLEADLARWFPVWGAPGLAG; this is encoded by the coding sequence ATGGGTCTGCTCGACGTGCTGCTCGGCCGCAGCAAACCGGTCCGCCCCGACCTGGACCAGCTCTTCGGGCTCTCGTCGGCGGCGATCACCCTCCAGGCGGCCAGCGAACTGCGCCCGACCGGCGAGGGCGCGGTCTGCTTCGCCGCCGTCGAGGGCGGCGCCTTCGCCGAGATCCAGCAGGACCTGCACAGCCTGCTGTCGGTCGAGACGAGCCAGGACACCTACGGCTACACCTGGCTGCTGTCCCGGCGCGACCCCAGCGAGATCACCGACCTCGTCACCGATCTGCACGCCGTCAACTCGGCGCTGGAGGCGGGCGGCTTCGGACCGCAGCTGTTGTGCTCGCTGGTCGCCTTCCGGGACCCGCAGGGCCGCCGGATGGCCCTGGTCTACCTGTACAAACGCGGGTCGTTCTACCCCTTCGCCCCGCTGCCCGGTGAGAAGCGCGACCATGCGCTGGAGCTCCAGGTCAGGGCACTGGTCGCCAACGACCTGCGGCTGGAGGCCGACCTGGCCCGCTGGTTCCCGGTCTGGGGCGCGCCCGGCCTGGCCGGATGA